Proteins from a genomic interval of Pseudomonas anuradhapurensis:
- a CDS encoding spore coat U domain-containing protein: protein MTERFLPVLLGLMLSTSATATDFLVEVRVLVQRGCMLVGQPRDAGGQALGLVDLGAAARLDGPGAPLSGALLSQRPPRLECNPQTPYQVRVDGGQHGGIGELRFLASEDGQARPIPYRLYRDAAWREPLAVNVAHSAWVPDSGTVELPLYARIDKLAWVPPAGRYADLLKVTVTW, encoded by the coding sequence GTGACGGAGCGCTTCCTGCCCGTGCTGTTGGGCCTGATGCTGAGCACCAGCGCCACGGCGACGGACTTCCTGGTGGAGGTACGCGTGCTGGTGCAGCGCGGCTGCATGCTGGTCGGCCAACCGCGCGACGCTGGCGGCCAGGCGCTGGGGCTTGTCGACCTGGGCGCAGCAGCACGCCTCGACGGCCCCGGCGCGCCGCTCAGCGGTGCGCTGCTGAGCCAGCGCCCGCCACGTCTGGAGTGCAATCCACAGACCCCGTATCAGGTGCGCGTCGACGGTGGTCAGCATGGCGGTATCGGCGAGCTGCGTTTTCTCGCCAGCGAAGATGGGCAGGCCCGGCCCATCCCTTACCGGCTGTATCGCGATGCCGCCTGGCGCGAACCGTTAGCGGTGAATGTGGCGCATTCGGCGTGGGTGCCGGACAGCGGCACGGTCGAGCTGCCGTTGTACGCACGCATCGACAAGCTGGCCTGGGTTCCCCCGGCCGGCAGGTATGCCGACCTGCTCAAAGTCACTGTCACCTGGTAG
- a CDS encoding spore coat U domain-containing protein has protein sequence MSRTPILLLALGPLLVASSAAHGTSTGFIQARLVISSACQVSSNGTQATLVGNPGVLDFGERGPGWDLPLRSQVDDLGGEGSLQISCTPEVRAFNVRINGGLNGSDGIRRLSNGRELIPYQLAVDPGGNSHYGIGQARAFTISGTRQVPVPIYGVVVAQARALPAGLYRDTLRVTLDW, from the coding sequence ATGAGCCGAACCCCGATCCTGCTGCTTGCCCTGGGCCCGTTGCTGGTGGCCAGCAGTGCCGCGCATGGCACCAGCACCGGCTTCATCCAGGCGCGCCTGGTGATCAGCTCGGCCTGCCAGGTCAGCAGCAACGGTACGCAAGCGACCCTGGTGGGCAACCCGGGGGTGCTGGATTTCGGCGAGCGGGGCCCAGGCTGGGACCTGCCGCTGCGCAGCCAGGTCGATGACCTGGGCGGCGAGGGCAGCCTGCAGATCAGCTGCACCCCCGAGGTGCGGGCGTTCAATGTGCGCATCAACGGCGGCCTGAATGGCAGCGATGGCATACGGCGGTTGAGCAACGGCCGCGAACTGATCCCTTATCAACTGGCAGTCGACCCGGGCGGCAACAGCCACTACGGCATTGGCCAGGCGCGTGCCTTCACCATCAGCGGCACTCGCCAGGTGCCGGTTCCCATTTACGGTGTGGTAGTGGCGCAGGCGCGCGCGCTGCCAGCCGGGTTGTACCGTGACACCCTGAGAGTGACCCTGGACTGGTAA
- a CDS encoding spore coat U domain-containing protein, producing MRSNLSRCILAGLGLALAFHAHAATTGNINSTLTLTAACQVNGSSGTSGMNFGTLDFGTQDALFTSAGAQVMGGGGGAMSVLCSAGTIPVIRVRAGVNDGQSTGGTRALADGAGNFVPYDFYTDAGHSQLLAIDGTITLPTSSGVAQTVNLYGQARGKAGLPAGVYTDTVSVELSF from the coding sequence ATGCGATCGAACCTTTCACGCTGCATCCTCGCCGGCCTCGGCCTGGCGCTGGCCTTTCACGCCCATGCCGCCACGACCGGGAACATCAACTCGACGCTGACCCTGACCGCGGCATGCCAGGTCAATGGCAGCTCGGGCACCTCGGGGATGAACTTCGGTACCCTGGATTTCGGCACCCAGGACGCCCTGTTCACGAGCGCCGGTGCCCAGGTAATGGGCGGTGGCGGTGGGGCGATGAGCGTGCTGTGCTCGGCCGGCACGATACCGGTGATCCGCGTGCGCGCAGGCGTCAACGACGGCCAGTCGACCGGGGGCACGCGCGCGCTGGCCGATGGCGCCGGAAATTTCGTGCCGTACGACTTCTACACCGACGCTGGGCACTCGCAGCTGCTGGCCATCGACGGCACCATCACCTTGCCGACCAGCTCCGGCGTGGCCCAGACCGTCAACCTGTACGGCCAGGCGCGAGGCAAGGCCGGCTTGCCGGCGGGGGTTTACACCGACACGGTTTCGGTCGAGCTGTCGTTCTGA
- a CDS encoding spore coat U domain-containing protein yields the protein MRRWLAGGLTCLGMLLGAPLDAATTSSFAVTAQIVAGCLVVGGVSSYGTLDYGSQSALASGLLGTALGGSTVTFQCTPGVALNMSVDGGQNSAGGTRNLKRTGGTQVLAYQLYRDAAYSQNLGIGQSVAVSYTDPTAIKLPVYGRVQLSGTLPAGTYTDVVQVTVSW from the coding sequence ATGCGCAGGTGGCTGGCGGGCGGGCTGACCTGCCTTGGCATGCTGCTGGGCGCGCCGCTGGATGCGGCGACCACCAGCAGCTTCGCGGTGACGGCACAGATCGTTGCCGGGTGCCTGGTGGTGGGAGGCGTGAGCAGCTACGGGACGCTTGACTATGGCTCGCAATCGGCGCTGGCCAGCGGGCTGCTCGGCACCGCGCTGGGCGGTTCCACGGTGACCTTCCAGTGCACCCCGGGGGTGGCCCTGAACATGAGCGTGGATGGCGGCCAGAACAGTGCCGGCGGCACACGCAACCTCAAGCGTACCGGTGGCACGCAAGTGCTCGCCTACCAGCTGTATCGGGATGCGGCCTACAGCCAGAACCTGGGGATCGGCCAGAGCGTCGCCGTGAGCTACACCGACCCGACGGCGATCAAGCTGCCGGTGTACGGGCGGGTCCAGCTGAGCGGCACACTGCCGGCCGGGACCTACACCGATGTGGTGCAAGTGACGGTGAGCTGGTGA
- a CDS encoding molecular chaperone: protein MGAGAKWKRGLIAVMGLASLPAWAATSVLIWPIDPVLEADQKAGALWLENRGTTAANLQVRVFAWRQGDYQEQFQAQREIIGSPPVASIGPGQRQLIRLTRTAPTPVGQEQAYRIIIDEIPPAIPVDKAEPGTTAAIRLQMRYSVPLFVYGEGLWGRADPEGKRNAEGLGKPQLSWRAVTVQGKPYVELRNTGPVHARLTDVVVQQGSQSKPLAEGLLGYVLPGASMRWPAPLAAGAGSVLKGRVNGQGSADAIRQGQ, encoded by the coding sequence ATGGGGGCAGGCGCGAAATGGAAGCGTGGTCTGATCGCGGTGATGGGGCTGGCGAGCCTGCCGGCCTGGGCGGCGACCTCGGTGCTGATCTGGCCGATCGATCCGGTCCTGGAAGCTGACCAGAAGGCCGGCGCACTGTGGCTGGAAAACCGTGGCACCACCGCGGCCAACCTGCAGGTGCGAGTGTTCGCCTGGCGCCAGGGGGACTACCAGGAACAGTTCCAGGCCCAGCGCGAGATCATCGGCAGCCCGCCGGTGGCCAGCATTGGCCCCGGGCAGCGGCAGCTGATCCGCCTGACCCGTACTGCCCCCACTCCGGTCGGGCAGGAACAGGCCTACCGCATCATCATCGACGAAATCCCGCCGGCCATCCCAGTCGACAAGGCCGAGCCTGGCACCACCGCGGCGATTCGCCTGCAGATGCGTTACTCGGTACCCCTGTTCGTCTACGGCGAGGGCCTGTGGGGCAGGGCCGACCCTGAGGGCAAACGCAACGCCGAGGGCCTGGGCAAGCCGCAGCTCAGCTGGCGCGCGGTGACCGTGCAGGGCAAGCCCTATGTGGAGCTACGCAATACCGGCCCGGTGCATGCCCGCCTGACCGATGTGGTGGTGCAGCAGGGCAGCCAGAGCAAGCCATTGGCAGAAGGCCTGTTGGGCTATGTGCTGCCGGGAGCCAGCATGCGCTGGCCGGCACCGCTGGCAGCGGGGGCGGGCAGTGTGTTGAAAGGGCGGGTCAACGGCCAGGGCAGCGCGGACGCTATCCGCCAAGGCCAATGA
- a CDS encoding spore coat U domain-containing protein → MGCWPGLLACALLLATGSAWAQCTSVVTAPAAFGSLNSTQVRSTVQMASSSNSGLQCSGSVLSVLSSTDSFKIKITATTSGLVGPTGDVIPYTLYADATTSYPITRGTAFEYRTTGILDVLGLLNGTPKNVPLYMRTQVGSNVAAGAYQEILNVEWTWDYCAGIGAGGFCIGRDTGSGSKPLTVSLTVTNDCQITTPDISFASAPVVAGFGTVSQNLSVSCTKGSIYTVGLDDGQNVASGRRRMKSSANDYLAYDIFKSAGAQRWGSVGAARRASSDADVNPGAGTGTGSQVFNYNARVYTDQATPPAGSYADSVILDVQF, encoded by the coding sequence ATGGGCTGCTGGCCTGGCTTGTTGGCCTGCGCCTTGTTGCTGGCAACGGGTAGCGCCTGGGCCCAGTGCACCTCCGTGGTGACTGCGCCGGCGGCGTTCGGCTCGCTCAACTCGACACAAGTGCGCAGCACGGTACAGATGGCTTCCAGCAGCAATTCGGGCTTGCAGTGCAGCGGTTCGGTGCTCAGCGTGCTCAGCAGCACCGACTCATTCAAGATCAAGATCACTGCCACCACCAGCGGCCTGGTGGGGCCGACCGGGGATGTCATCCCTTATACGCTGTATGCCGATGCCACAACCAGCTATCCGATCACCCGTGGTACCGCCTTCGAATACCGCACCACCGGCATTCTGGATGTACTGGGCCTGCTCAACGGTACCCCCAAGAACGTGCCCCTGTACATGCGCACGCAGGTAGGCAGCAACGTCGCCGCGGGCGCCTACCAGGAAATCCTCAACGTCGAGTGGACCTGGGATTACTGCGCGGGGATCGGCGCCGGCGGGTTTTGCATCGGCCGGGATACCGGCAGTGGCAGCAAGCCGCTGACAGTGAGCCTGACGGTGACCAATGACTGCCAGATCACCACCCCCGACATCAGCTTCGCCAGTGCGCCGGTGGTGGCGGGGTTCGGTACGGTAAGCCAGAACCTGAGTGTGTCGTGCACCAAGGGCAGCATCTATACCGTGGGCCTGGACGATGGCCAGAACGTGGCCAGCGGACGGCGGCGCATGAAATCGTCGGCAAACGATTACCTGGCCTACGACATTTTCAAGAGCGCCGGGGCGCAGCGCTGGGGCTCGGTGGGGGCGGCGCGACGGGCCAGTAGCGATGCCGATGTGAACCCCGGAGCAGGCACGGGTACCGGTAGCCAGGTGTTCAACTATAACGCCAGGGTCTATACCGATCAGGCCACACCGCCGGCAGGGAGTTATGCCGACAGTGTGATTCTGGACGTGCAGTTCTGA
- a CDS encoding M14 family metallopeptidase, with amino-acid sequence MSATLSPLQIDCDFDSGNIQVLDASNPARVHLAIRPDTHSGHYQWFHFKVSGLTPGQVHRFSLDNASGSSYKNAWSGYNAVASYDQQSWFRVPSQYDGTALSFEVKAEQPQIWFAYFEPYSRARHNQLIERARQLPRVELLASGRSVQGRDIPLLRAGDGAAGKRKLWLIAQQHPGEHMAEWFMEGVIDRLQADDAMIRQLLAKADLYLIPNMNPDGAFLGHLRTNFKGKDLNRAWQDASVEFSPEVFFAQAQMKQYGVDAFIDVHGDEEIPHVFTAACEGNPGYTPRLAQLEAQFRSTLCSLTRDFQTVHGYTRDEPGQANTTLACNAVGMAHDCLSLTLEMPFKDHDDAPNPATGWSGARSKALAGAVLETLAQMVDDLR; translated from the coding sequence ATGTCCGCAACGCTGTCCCCCCTGCAGATCGACTGCGATTTCGACTCCGGCAATATTCAGGTACTGGATGCCAGCAACCCGGCCCGGGTGCACCTGGCCATCCGCCCCGACACCCACAGCGGCCACTACCAGTGGTTCCACTTCAAGGTCAGCGGGCTCACGCCAGGCCAGGTCCACCGCTTCAGCCTCGACAACGCCTCCGGCTCGTCCTACAAGAACGCCTGGAGTGGTTACAACGCCGTGGCCTCCTACGACCAGCAAAGCTGGTTCCGCGTACCCAGCCAGTACGATGGCACGGCACTGTCGTTCGAGGTGAAGGCCGAACAGCCGCAGATCTGGTTCGCTTACTTCGAGCCCTACTCACGCGCCCGCCACAACCAGCTGATCGAACGTGCCAGGCAACTGCCAAGGGTCGAGTTGCTGGCCAGCGGCCGCAGCGTCCAGGGCCGCGACATTCCCCTGCTGCGTGCCGGTGATGGCGCCGCAGGCAAGCGCAAGCTGTGGCTGATTGCCCAGCAGCACCCGGGCGAACACATGGCCGAATGGTTCATGGAAGGGGTAATCGACCGCCTGCAGGCCGACGACGCGATGATCCGCCAATTGCTGGCCAAGGCCGATCTGTACCTGATCCCCAACATGAACCCGGACGGTGCCTTCCTCGGCCACCTGCGCACCAACTTCAAGGGCAAGGACCTCAACCGTGCCTGGCAGGACGCCAGTGTCGAGTTCAGCCCCGAAGTATTCTTCGCCCAGGCGCAGATGAAGCAGTACGGGGTAGATGCGTTCATCGACGTGCATGGCGACGAAGAGATTCCCCATGTGTTCACTGCGGCCTGCGAAGGCAACCCGGGCTATACCCCGCGGTTGGCGCAGCTGGAAGCGCAGTTCCGAAGCACCCTGTGCAGCCTGACCCGTGACTTCCAGACCGTGCACGGCTACACCCGCGACGAGCCGGGGCAGGCCAACACGACACTGGCCTGCAATGCCGTGGGGATGGCCCATGACTGCCTGTCGCTGACCCTGGAAATGCCCTTCAAGGACCATGACGACGCGCCCAACCCGGCCACCGGGTGGTCGGGGGCACGTTCCAAGGCACTGGCCGGGGCGGTGCTGGAGACCCTGGCGCAGATGGTTGACGATTTGCGTTGA
- a CDS encoding AraC family transcriptional regulator — protein MLKPQHELLVEVDEWAWEVGSRATDYPTDWFIEPHSHAKHQLIYAIKGLMIVESGNERWTVPPSRGVWMPCGQVHAIRCVGEVKMRSVFVRTDTAVPLPRQSKAISISPLLSELIKASVGFCAPFADDSREGRVMRLILDEICVLPTQPLKLSQPSDKRLRTICTVLLERPYDNATLADWGVQLGVDEKTIQRLFRKETGMTFGQWRQQARLMQALERIALGERIIDVAVALGYDSPSAFASMFKRQFGTTPSQFFK, from the coding sequence ATGCTCAAACCGCAGCATGAATTGCTGGTGGAGGTCGATGAATGGGCCTGGGAAGTGGGTAGCCGCGCAACCGACTACCCGACCGACTGGTTCATCGAGCCGCACAGCCATGCCAAGCATCAACTGATCTATGCCATCAAAGGCCTGATGATCGTCGAGTCCGGCAATGAACGCTGGACCGTGCCACCCAGCCGCGGGGTGTGGATGCCCTGCGGCCAGGTGCACGCGATACGCTGCGTGGGCGAGGTGAAGATGCGCAGTGTGTTCGTGCGCACCGATACCGCCGTCCCCCTACCCAGGCAGAGCAAGGCCATCAGCATCTCGCCATTGCTCAGCGAACTGATCAAGGCCTCGGTGGGCTTCTGCGCACCGTTTGCCGATGACTCCCGCGAAGGCCGGGTGATGCGCCTGATCCTGGATGAGATCTGCGTGCTGCCAACCCAGCCGCTGAAGCTGTCGCAGCCCAGCGACAAGCGCCTGCGCACAATCTGTACGGTGCTGCTCGAGCGGCCTTACGATAATGCCACCCTGGCCGACTGGGGTGTGCAGCTGGGCGTGGACGAGAAAACCATCCAGCGCCTGTTTCGCAAGGAAACCGGCATGACCTTCGGCCAGTGGCGCCAGCAGGCGCGGCTGATGCAGGCGCTGGAGCGGATCGCCCTGGGCGAGCGCATCATCGATGTCGCGGTGGCGCTGGGGTATGACAGCCCGAGCGCCTTCGCCAGCATGTTCAAGCGCCAGTTCGGCACCACGCCCAGCCAGTTCTTCAAATGA
- a CDS encoding MFS transporter — MTTPSASMAATTPADPPQGFLVRIVGAAAFAHLLNDLIQAVLPSIYPMLKSDFALSFAQVGWIALVYQVTASLLQPWVGLYTDKHPQPYLLPAGMLVTLVGIALLAFAGSYAMLLVAAAVVGVGSATFHPEASRVARMASGGRFGTAQSTFQVGGNTGSALGPLLTAAIVIPHGQPAIAWFMLAAALAVWVLWRVTGWTMSHGQTRLKTFAGQQPPGLAPGAMWRAVGVIAVLMFAKFVYIASFTNYFTFYLIEHFGLSVQHSQLYLFVFLAAVALGTFAGGPVGDRIGRKAVIWVSFLGVAPFALALPHANLAWTAALAVLIGLVMSSAFAALVVYAQEAVPGRVGMVSGVMFGLMFGISGIGAAGLGELADRHGIEWVYQAIAFLPLLGLATALLPATRSQARPARCC, encoded by the coding sequence ATGACGACACCCTCCGCCTCCATGGCCGCCACCACGCCTGCCGACCCACCTCAGGGCTTTCTGGTCCGCATCGTCGGCGCTGCCGCATTCGCCCATCTGCTCAACGACCTGATCCAGGCCGTATTGCCATCGATCTACCCGATGCTCAAGAGCGATTTCGCCCTGAGCTTCGCCCAGGTCGGCTGGATCGCCCTGGTCTACCAGGTGACCGCCTCGCTGCTGCAACCCTGGGTCGGCCTGTACACCGACAAGCACCCGCAACCCTACCTGCTGCCAGCCGGCATGCTGGTCACCCTGGTGGGCATCGCCCTGCTCGCCTTCGCCGGCAGCTACGCCATGCTGCTGGTTGCCGCCGCAGTGGTCGGCGTGGGCTCGGCCACCTTCCATCCGGAAGCCTCACGGGTGGCGAGGATGGCCTCCGGCGGGCGCTTCGGCACTGCGCAATCGACCTTCCAGGTGGGCGGCAATACCGGCTCGGCCCTTGGCCCGCTGCTGACCGCCGCCATCGTCATCCCGCATGGCCAGCCCGCCATTGCCTGGTTCATGCTGGCGGCTGCGCTGGCGGTGTGGGTGCTGTGGCGGGTGACCGGCTGGACCATGAGCCACGGCCAGACCCGGCTCAAGACCTTCGCCGGCCAGCAGCCGCCCGGGCTGGCCCCTGGCGCCATGTGGCGCGCGGTTGGGGTAATCGCCGTGCTGATGTTCGCCAAGTTCGTGTATATCGCTTCGTTCACCAACTACTTCACCTTCTACTTGATCGAACATTTCGGCCTGAGCGTGCAGCACAGCCAGCTGTACCTGTTCGTGTTCCTCGCGGCAGTGGCACTGGGTACCTTCGCTGGCGGCCCGGTGGGTGACCGGATCGGGCGCAAGGCGGTGATCTGGGTGTCGTTCCTCGGCGTGGCCCCCTTCGCCCTCGCCCTGCCGCATGCCAACCTGGCCTGGACGGCGGCCCTGGCGGTGCTCATCGGCCTGGTGATGTCCTCTGCCTTCGCCGCGCTGGTGGTGTATGCCCAGGAGGCGGTGCCTGGCCGGGTCGGCATGGTCTCCGGAGTGATGTTCGGCTTGATGTTCGGCATCAGCGGCATCGGTGCCGCCGGGCTCGGCGAGCTGGCCGACCGACACGGCATCGAGTGGGTGTACCAGGCAATCGCCTTCTTGCCGCTGCTGGGGCTGGCCACTGCGCTGCTGCCGGCAACCCGCTCGCAAGCCCGCCCCGCCCGCTGCTGTTAA
- a CDS encoding VacJ family lipoprotein has translation MSRSSSASRSARSAVLALSLLATGGYSQRAPATAVCSNVAYQVSDPAEPANRAVFAFNRSLDDYLLAPVARSYQALPGFARQGIHNFSSNLGEPKVFINDLLQGNGERAMTSLARFIFNTTLGVAGLVDVSGKMGLSQHRSDFGQTFGVWGIADGPIVELPVLGSHNVRDATGTLLGMALDPFGGDSDTVATLGNVATAGGFVDARAEALPLTDLLRTWPDYYVALRDYTAQRRSIRVAEGKAGEPGTWQADCAGGAREN, from the coding sequence ATGTCCCGTTCATCCTCCGCCTCCCGTTCAGCGCGCTCTGCCGTGCTGGCCCTGTCGCTGCTGGCCACGGGAGGCTACAGCCAACGCGCCCCCGCCACGGCTGTGTGCAGCAACGTCGCCTATCAGGTCAGTGACCCGGCGGAACCTGCCAACCGCGCCGTGTTCGCCTTCAACCGCAGCCTCGATGACTACCTGCTGGCCCCCGTCGCCCGGAGCTATCAGGCGCTCCCCGGTTTCGCCCGGCAGGGCATCCACAACTTTTCCAGCAACTTAGGTGAGCCCAAGGTATTCATCAACGACTTGCTGCAGGGCAATGGCGAGCGGGCAATGACCAGCCTGGCGCGCTTCATCTTCAACACCACCCTGGGGGTGGCGGGTTTGGTCGATGTATCGGGGAAAATGGGGCTGAGCCAGCACCGTTCGGACTTTGGCCAGACCTTTGGCGTCTGGGGCATCGCCGATGGCCCGATCGTCGAGCTGCCAGTGCTGGGTTCACACAATGTGCGCGATGCCACCGGCACGCTACTGGGCATGGCGCTGGACCCGTTTGGTGGTGACAGCGATACCGTCGCCACCCTGGGCAACGTCGCCACGGCGGGCGGCTTCGTCGATGCACGGGCCGAAGCCCTGCCACTGACCGACCTGCTGCGCACCTGGCCGGATTACTACGTCGCGCTGCGTGACTACACTGCGCAACGGCGCAGCATCCGGGTGGCAGAAGGCAAGGCCGGCGAGCCAGGCACATGGCAGGCAGATTGTGCCGGGGGTGCCCGTGAAAACTGA
- a CDS encoding response regulator gives MSHLLIVDDDVEVLDLLQKFLRQHGYEVDVARDGKALWQAVERRVPDLVILDVMLPGDSGLVLCQRLLAEHKVAVIMLTAMGELSDRVVGLELGADDYLTKPFAARELLARVRAVLRRAGEAADRAAAGGAGHACAILEFAGWRLDVVRRELRSPANVMIPLSNGEFELLLVFAEHPRRVLSRQQLLDLARGDAYEAYDRSVDVQVSRLRRKLESEHGHEPLIRTLRNAGYLFTPTVARR, from the coding sequence GTGAGCCATTTGCTGATAGTCGACGACGATGTCGAAGTACTCGACCTGCTACAGAAGTTTCTTCGCCAGCACGGTTACGAGGTTGACGTGGCCAGGGACGGCAAAGCGCTCTGGCAGGCCGTCGAACGGCGGGTGCCAGACCTGGTGATTCTTGACGTGATGCTGCCTGGCGATAGCGGCCTGGTGCTGTGCCAGCGCTTGCTGGCCGAGCACAAGGTGGCGGTGATCATGCTCACCGCCATGGGCGAACTGAGTGACCGGGTAGTGGGGCTGGAGCTGGGTGCGGATGACTACCTGACCAAGCCGTTCGCTGCCCGTGAACTGCTGGCGCGGGTCAGGGCAGTGCTGCGGCGTGCCGGCGAAGCGGCCGATCGCGCAGCCGCTGGCGGGGCGGGCCATGCCTGCGCGATTCTCGAGTTTGCTGGCTGGCGGCTGGATGTGGTGCGGCGCGAATTGCGTTCGCCGGCCAACGTCATGATCCCCTTGTCCAACGGTGAATTCGAACTGTTGTTGGTGTTCGCCGAACATCCGCGGCGGGTGCTCAGCCGCCAGCAGTTGCTGGACCTGGCCCGTGGCGATGCCTACGAGGCCTATGACCGCAGCGTTGACGTCCAGGTGAGCCGGCTGCGCCGCAAGCTTGAAAGCGAGCATGGCCACGAGCCCTTGATCCGCACCTTGCGCAACGCCGGTTACCTGTTCACGCCGACGGTCGCCAGGCGATGA
- a CDS encoding ATP-binding protein, with protein sequence MNLLARARRALPRPKITIARWIALTTLTAMLFLLLLKGLFSLLLSVWAQPPLLESGVIEKVATVTRILDVAPLAERANIASAAGDGSYSVRWLRRHDEAGVPALVDAEFSEGTPILRALLKRPDARIEAFEPSDMPEYAPERGYALMIELSDKSWVLFRATARSWGLDELPRNLIILTLMLLSSLAVALLATRYLAKPLERFAEGARRFGKDFNAPPIPVVGPHDLRQAILAFNATQAQLKHFLNDRTQMLAAISHDLRAPLTRMRLRAEFIDDAQLQAKLFKDVDEMQAMVEAALAFFRDDARLEQATVFDLGELLSTVVDDFRDAGVEVGLSGPRRCVYEGRPVGVRRVLVNLIDNAAKYGRDPAVTLATNAGQIEISVQDRGPGIAPELHEQVFAPFYRIEGSRNRNTGGVGLGLPAARAIVLEQGGSVTLSNRPGGGLEVRVTLPVG encoded by the coding sequence ATGAACCTGCTTGCCCGGGCTCGCCGGGCCCTGCCACGGCCAAAGATCACCATTGCCCGCTGGATCGCGCTGACCACCCTGACGGCGATGCTGTTCCTGTTGCTGCTCAAAGGCCTGTTCAGCCTGCTGCTGAGTGTCTGGGCGCAGCCACCGCTGCTGGAAAGCGGAGTGATTGAAAAGGTCGCAACGGTTACCCGAATTCTCGATGTCGCGCCCTTGGCAGAGCGGGCCAACATCGCCAGCGCGGCGGGTGATGGCAGCTACTCGGTGCGCTGGCTGCGCCGTCATGACGAAGCGGGCGTGCCAGCGCTGGTCGATGCCGAGTTCAGCGAGGGCACGCCGATCCTGCGCGCGCTGCTCAAGCGCCCGGATGCCAGGATCGAAGCCTTCGAGCCATCCGACATGCCGGAATACGCTCCTGAGCGCGGCTATGCGCTGATGATCGAGCTGAGCGACAAGTCGTGGGTGCTGTTCCGCGCCACTGCCCGTAGCTGGGGGCTGGATGAGCTGCCACGCAACCTGATCATCCTGACCCTGATGCTGCTCTCCAGCCTGGCCGTTGCCTTGCTGGCCACGCGCTACCTGGCCAAGCCGCTGGAGCGTTTTGCCGAAGGTGCACGGCGTTTTGGCAAGGACTTCAACGCGCCGCCGATTCCGGTGGTCGGCCCGCATGACCTGCGCCAGGCGATTCTCGCGTTCAACGCTACCCAGGCGCAGCTCAAGCACTTTCTCAACGACCGCACCCAGATGCTTGCGGCCATTTCCCATGACTTGCGCGCACCCTTGACGCGCATGCGTTTGCGCGCCGAGTTCATTGACGATGCCCAGTTGCAGGCCAAGCTGTTCAAGGATGTTGACGAGATGCAAGCGATGGTCGAAGCGGCGTTGGCGTTTTTCCGTGACGATGCTCGGCTGGAACAGGCCACCGTGTTCGACCTGGGCGAGTTGCTGTCGACCGTGGTGGACGATTTCAGGGATGCCGGTGTGGAGGTGGGGCTGAGCGGGCCACGTCGCTGCGTGTACGAGGGGCGCCCGGTGGGTGTCAGGCGGGTGCTGGTCAACCTGATCGACAATGCCGCGAAGTATGGCCGTGACCCCGCAGTGACGCTGGCGACAAATGCCGGGCAGATCGAAATCAGCGTGCAGGATCGCGGGCCGGGCATCGCGCCGGAGCTGCACGAACAGGTATTCGCCCCGTTCTACCGCATCGAAGGTTCGCGCAACCGTAATACCGGCGGCGTTGGGCTGGGCCTGCCGGCAGCACGAGCCATCGTGCTGGAGCAGGGCGGCAGCGTGACCTTAAGCAACCGCCCGGGTGGTGGCCTGGAGGTCAGGGTCACGCTGCCGGTTGGCTGA
- a CDS encoding DUF1348 family protein has protein sequence MSRPPLPPFTHASAIEKVRLAEDGWNSRDAAKVALAYTVDTVWRNRVEFPRGRAEVEAFLTRKWNRELEYRLIKELWAFSGNRIAVRYVYEYHDDSGQWYRAYGNENWEFADDGLMQNRHSSINEQPISEAERKFRWPLGRRPDDHPGLSELGL, from the coding sequence ATGTCTCGCCCACCCCTTCCGCCTTTCACCCACGCAAGCGCGATCGAAAAGGTCCGCCTGGCCGAGGATGGCTGGAACAGCCGCGACGCTGCCAAGGTCGCGCTTGCCTATACCGTCGACACCGTGTGGCGCAACCGCGTCGAGTTCCCCCGCGGCCGCGCCGAGGTCGAGGCCTTCCTGACGCGCAAATGGAACCGCGAACTGGAGTACCGCCTGATCAAGGAGTTGTGGGCCTTCAGCGGCAACCGCATTGCCGTGCGCTATGTCTACGAGTACCACGACGACAGCGGCCAGTGGTACCGCGCCTATGGCAACGAAAACTGGGAATTCGCCGACGACGGGCTGATGCAGAACCGCCATTCGAGCATCAACGAACAGCCCATCAGCGAAGCCGAGCGCAAGTTCCGCTGGCCGTTGGGCCGGCGCCCGGATGATCACCCCGGGCTCAGCGAACTGGGCCTCTGA